A single Muntiacus reevesi chromosome 9, mMunRee1.1, whole genome shotgun sequence DNA region contains:
- the XNDC1N gene encoding protein XNDC1N isoform X2 yields MAPVKISHVVSFSSQDPKYPVENLLNPDSQRGPWLSCPQDKSRQLKVELQLERAVPIGYIDVGNCGCAFLQIDVGRSSWSLDRPFVTLLPATMLMSLADSKQGKNRSGVRMFKNGDFLAPASGESWDRLRLTCSQPFTRHQPFGLAFLRVCSSLDSLDDPVEGPSVPVSSGLSQV; encoded by the exons ATGGCCCCGGTGAAGATTAGCCATGTGGTGTCCTTTTCCTCTCAG GATCCCAAATATCCGGTGGAGAATTTGCTGAACCCAGACAGTCAGAGGGGACCATGGCTCAGCTGTCCTCAGGACAAGAGCAGGCAGCTGAAAGTGGAGCTGCAGCTGGAGAGGGCAGTGCCCATTGGCTACATCGACGTGG GTAACTGTGGTTGTGCCTTCCTGCAAATTGACGTGGGTCGTTCCTCCTGGTCCCTGGACAGACCTTTCGTCACCCTGCTCCCTGCAACCATGCTGATGTCCCTGGCTGATTCAAAGCAGGGAAAAAACCGCTCAGGGGTCCGCATGTTTAAAAATG GCGATTTCCTGGCCCCAGCCTCAGGTGAGTCATGGGATCGACTTCGCCTGACCTGCTCCCAACCCTTCACACGTCATCAGCCCTTTGGCCTGGCCTTCCTGCGGGTGTGTTCCTCTCTGGACTCCTTAGACGACCCTGTGGAGGGTCCCTCGGTCCCTGTGAGCTCGGGGCTGAGCCAGGTATGA